One window of Desulfarculus baarsii DSM 2075 genomic DNA carries:
- a CDS encoding enoyl-CoA hydratase-related protein, whose product MAYEFEKIKATQDGAVLVATIDSPPANALGQGVLRDLSALLDQAQADEAVRVIVLCGQGPKLFSAGADISEFAGLQAGVVPKYNGNEIFSRIETFPKVVIAAMQGAAFGGGLELCLCCHLRVMSEKAICGLPEVKLGFMPGWGGTQRLPRLIGKTKAMELILTGDFISANQALALGLVCALAPAEETVAHAVKLAQKLAAGAPLAQREIIKAIHNGLQTTVADGVKNVEGAGVATLLGSQDFKEGAKAFLEKRKAQFVGR is encoded by the coding sequence ATGGCCTACGAATTTGAAAAAATCAAAGCGACCCAGGACGGCGCGGTGCTGGTGGCCACCATCGACAGCCCGCCGGCCAACGCCCTGGGCCAGGGCGTGCTGCGCGACCTGAGCGCCCTGCTGGACCAGGCCCAGGCCGACGAGGCCGTGCGGGTGATCGTACTCTGCGGCCAGGGGCCCAAGCTCTTTTCGGCCGGGGCCGACATCAGCGAGTTCGCCGGGCTGCAAGCGGGCGTCGTGCCCAAATACAACGGCAATGAGATATTTTCGCGCATCGAGACATTTCCCAAGGTGGTCATCGCCGCCATGCAGGGCGCGGCCTTTGGCGGCGGCCTGGAGCTGTGCCTGTGCTGCCACCTGCGCGTGATGAGCGAAAAGGCCATCTGCGGCCTGCCCGAGGTCAAGCTGGGCTTCATGCCCGGCTGGGGCGGCACCCAGCGCCTGCCCCGGCTCATCGGCAAGACCAAGGCCATGGAGCTGATCCTCACCGGCGACTTCATCAGCGCCAACCAGGCCCTGGCCCTGGGTCTGGTGTGCGCCCTGGCCCCGGCCGAGGAGACCGTGGCCCACGCGGTCAAGCTGGCCCAAAAGCTGGCCGCCGGCGCGCCCCTGGCCCAGCGCGAGATCATCAAGGCCATCCACAACGGCTTGCAAACCACCGTGGCCGACGGCGTGAAAAACGTCGAGGGCGCCGGCGTGGCCACTCTTTTGGGCAGCCAGGACTTCAAGGAAGGGGCCAAGGCGTTTTTGGAAAAACGCAAGGCCCAGTTCGTGGGCCGCTAG
- a CDS encoding CaiB/BaiF CoA transferase family protein, translating into MGGPLDGLRILDFSSLLPGPYASMFLADMGAGVLRVVSKTRPDMADMVPPLLPGSNISASAAFLGRGKRAISLNLKHPRALAVVQRLIERYDIILEQFRPGVMDKLGLGYQALCRLQPRLIYCSLTGYGQTGPLKDRAGHDVNYLARSGLLSYSGRRDGGPTLMGMQIADVAAGSMNAVVGILAAVIARQASGQGQHVDVSMTDGAMAFNAMAAAGALAADAEPGREGTMLNGGSLYDIYETSDGGHLSVGSLEPKFFEALCLAIDRPDCVAGWVAPPDLPRVKEQIRQIFKGKTMAQWVEIFEKVDACVEPVLGLREAFDQPLAQARQWVVEVPAPDGRTLRQPGPPIKFSATPARPGQAWLGGPTDNAAVLAQAGFAPEEIAELSAEPGLFE; encoded by the coding sequence ATGGGCGGACCACTGGACGGACTGCGGATTCTCGATTTCAGTTCGTTGTTGCCGGGGCCCTACGCCTCGATGTTTCTGGCCGACATGGGGGCTGGCGTGCTGCGGGTGGTCTCCAAGACGCGGCCCGACATGGCCGACATGGTGCCGCCGCTGCTGCCGGGGAGCAACATCTCGGCCTCGGCGGCCTTTCTGGGCCGGGGCAAGCGGGCCATCAGCCTGAACCTGAAGCATCCACGGGCGTTGGCGGTGGTCCAGCGCCTGATCGAGCGTTACGACATAATTTTGGAGCAGTTCCGGCCTGGGGTGATGGACAAGCTGGGCCTGGGCTACCAGGCGCTCTGCCGCTTGCAGCCGCGCCTGATCTATTGCTCGTTGACCGGCTATGGCCAGACCGGGCCGTTGAAAGACCGGGCCGGCCACGACGTCAACTATCTGGCCCGCTCGGGGCTGTTGTCCTACTCGGGCCGGCGCGACGGCGGCCCCACGCTGATGGGCATGCAGATCGCCGACGTGGCCGCCGGCTCGATGAACGCGGTGGTGGGCATCCTGGCGGCGGTGATCGCCCGGCAGGCAAGCGGCCAAGGCCAGCACGTGGACGTCTCGATGACCGACGGGGCCATGGCCTTCAACGCCATGGCCGCGGCCGGGGCCCTGGCCGCCGACGCCGAGCCCGGCCGCGAGGGCACGATGCTAAACGGCGGCTCGCTCTACGATATCTATGAAACCAGCGACGGTGGGCACCTCAGCGTGGGTTCGCTGGAGCCCAAGTTTTTCGAGGCCCTGTGCCTGGCCATCGACCGGCCCGATTGCGTGGCCGGCTGGGTGGCGCCGCCCGATCTGCCCCGGGTCAAGGAGCAAATCCGCCAAATCTTCAAGGGCAAGACCATGGCCCAATGGGTGGAGATTTTTGAAAAAGTCGACGCCTGCGTGGAGCCGGTGCTGGGCCTGCGCGAGGCCTTTGACCAGCCCCTGGCCCAGGCCCGGCAGTGGGTGGTGGAGGTTCCGGCCCCCGATGGCCGCACGCTGCGCCAGCCCGGCCCGCCGATAAAATTCTCGGCCACGCCGGCGCGGCCCGGCCAGGCCTGGCTGGGCGGCCCGACGGACAACGCCGCCGTGTTGGCCCAGGCCGGCTTCGCGCCCGAGGAGATCGCCGAGTTGAGCGCCGAGCCGGGCCTGTTCGAGTAA
- a CDS encoding MaoC family dehydratase, translating to MSVQAALKAQQAKLGQVTHVGPWLEITQERIDKFAEATGDYQWIHVDPERARRESPMGATIAHGFLTLSLIPFLTGLGEGRAADCEGMKMALNYGLNRVRFVSPVPVGSRLRATTKLIGVEEVAGGLQITNEVTIEIDGGKKPACVAESLSRIYF from the coding sequence ATGTCCGTGCAAGCGGCGCTGAAGGCCCAGCAGGCCAAACTGGGCCAGGTGACCCACGTGGGCCCCTGGCTGGAGATCACCCAAGAGCGCATCGACAAGTTCGCCGAGGCCACCGGCGATTATCAATGGATTCACGTCGACCCGGAGCGGGCCCGGCGCGAATCGCCCATGGGCGCCACCATCGCCCACGGTTTTCTGACCCTGTCGCTGATCCCCTTTCTCACCGGCCTGGGCGAGGGCCGCGCCGCCGACTGCGAGGGCATGAAAATGGCCCTCAACTACGGCCTCAACCGCGTGCGCTTTGTCAGCCCCGTGCCGGTGGGCTCGCGCCTGCGGGCGACGACCAAATTGATCGGCGTCGAGGAGGTGGCCGGCGGCTTGCAGATCACCAACGAAGTGACCATCGAGATCGACGGCGGCAAAAAACCGGCCTGCGTGGCCGAGAGCCTGTCGCGGATCTATTTCTGA
- a CDS encoding SDR family NAD(P)-dependent oxidoreductase, which produces MRGKAGVITGAASGIGRAAAVLFAQNGAKLALADMNQAELEQTTRLVEEAGGEVFCQVVDVAEEEQVRALIDEAAKRFGQLDFICNNAGITGKMATLETEDPADWLRVYAVNVLGAMFGCKHAAPHLIARGGGAIVNTSSVAGVRAGAGGNAYSASKAALINFTRTAACDLGQFNVRVNAVCPGLIETGMTKPVFDYARQAGKEAKLGSRCELRRYGRPEEIATAMLFLASDESSYITGQALPVDGGNTCSLNLPGMKY; this is translated from the coding sequence ATGCGGGGCAAGGCAGGGGTGATTACCGGCGCGGCCAGCGGCATCGGCCGGGCGGCGGCGGTGCTTTTTGCCCAAAACGGGGCCAAGCTGGCCCTGGCCGACATGAACCAGGCCGAGCTGGAGCAAACCACGCGGCTGGTCGAGGAGGCCGGCGGCGAAGTGTTTTGCCAGGTGGTGGACGTGGCCGAGGAAGAGCAGGTGCGAGCCCTGATCGACGAGGCGGCCAAGCGTTTCGGCCAGCTGGATTTCATCTGCAATAACGCCGGGATCACCGGCAAGATGGCCACCCTGGAGACCGAAGACCCGGCCGACTGGCTGCGCGTCTACGCGGTCAACGTGCTGGGGGCGATGTTTGGCTGCAAGCACGCCGCGCCGCACCTGATCGCCCGGGGCGGCGGGGCCATCGTCAACACCTCGTCGGTGGCCGGCGTGCGGGCCGGGGCTGGCGGCAACGCCTACAGCGCCAGCAAGGCCGCCCTGATCAACTTTACGCGCACCGCCGCCTGCGATCTGGGCCAGTTCAACGTGCGGGTCAACGCCGTCTGCCCGGGCCTGATCGAAACCGGCATGACCAAGCCCGTCTTCGACTACGCCCGCCAGGCCGGCAAGGAGGCCAAACTGGGCAGCCGCTGCGAGTTGCGGCGCTATGGCCGGCCCGAGGAAATCGCCACGGCCATGCTCTTTTTGGCCAGCGACGAATCCAGCTACATCACCGGCCAGGCCCTGCCCGTCGACGGCGGCAACACCTGCTCGCTCAACCTGCCGGGCATGAAATATTAG